One genomic segment of Coffea arabica cultivar ET-39 chromosome 6e, Coffea Arabica ET-39 HiFi, whole genome shotgun sequence includes these proteins:
- the LOC140009350 gene encoding uncharacterized protein — MESDGMAAGGGMYSNMGSGMLGLEISLHHQLPQGQTTQNPHHMQPQPPQQQLQPPPPPSHHPMVVFGHHEADQHHHPQHAQLSSKQAYPFSAKAKNQALAPSDDDEPGLGTENSADTDGMRKISPWQRMKWTDNMVRLLIMVVFYIGDEVGSEGNDPAGKKKGAGGVLQKKGKWKSVSRAMMERGFFVSPQQCEDKFNDLNKRYKRVNDILGKGTACRVVENQSLLDTMDHLSAKMKEEVKKLLSSKHLFFREMCAYHNSCGHGGTGGASSSGAAQQSTEVGGVEPSSQMQQQQRCLHTSENASTPPNLARCEVEGSKTTKGRSFEEDNDEDDDDDDDDDEYEDDVVEGGASGYEHGHPEEDDDTPDERCSRKRQRKGIFLPPLVQQMSTELMKVLQDESKNSAEKRQWIKNRLLQLEERHVGFQSEAFELEKQRLKWVKFSSKKEREMERDKLSNDRLRLENERMMLLIRQKELELLDVYQQQQQQHQSSRKSDPSSITG, encoded by the coding sequence ATGGAATCTGATGGTATGGCTGCCGGTGGAGGAATGTATTCAAATATGGGTTCAGGAATGCTAGGGCTGGAAATATCACTGCACCACCAATTACCCCAAGGGCAAACCACACAGAACCCACACCACATGCAGCCACAACCACCACAACAACAGCTTCAACCACCACCACCGCCATCACACCACCCAATGGTTGTCTTTGGCCATCACGAGGCCGACCAGCACCACCACCCCCAACACGCTCAGCTTTCTTCAAAACAAGCCTACCCTTTTTCTGCTAAGGCCAAGAACCAAGCTTTAGCACCCAGTGATGATGATGAGCCTGGGCTTGGCACTGAAAACAGTGCTGATACTGATGGGATGAGAAAAATATCTCCTTGGCAGAGAATGAAGTGGACTGATAATATGGTGAGGTTGTTGATAATGGTGGTATTTTACATCGGTGATGAGGTTGGCTCTGAAGGAAATGATCCTGCTGGGAAAAAGAAGGGGGCCGGTGGTGTTCTGCAGAAGAAGGGAAAGTGGAAATCAGTGTCGAGGGCGATGATGGAGAGAGGGTTCTTTGTGTCTCCACAGCAGTGTGAGGATAAGTTCAATGATTTGAATAAGAGGTACAAGAGGGTAAATGATATTCTTGGAAAGGGGACTGCTTGCAGAGTTGTGGAGAATCAGAGTTTGCTTGATACGATGGACCATTTGTCGGCCAAAATGAAGGAAGAAGTGAAGAAATTGTTGAGCTCTAAGCACTTGTTCTTCAGAGAAATGTGTGCTTATCATAATAGTTGTGGTCACGGTGGTACTGGCGGTGCTAGCAGCAGTGGAGCTGCTCAGCAGTCGACGGAGGTCGGAGGAGTAGAGCCATCATCACAGATGCAGCAGCAGCAAAGGTGTTTGCATACATCAGAAAATGCCTCTACTCCACCTAATCTAGCCAGGTGTGAGGTGGAGGGATCGAAAACGACTAAAGGGCGGAGTTTTGAAGAAGATAATGACGAGGATGACGACGATGACGACGACGATGACGAGTATGAGGATGATGTAGTTGAAGGTGGAGCAAGCGGTTATGAACACGGCCACCCCGAGGAAGATGATGACACCCCTGATGAAAGATGCTCGAGGAAGAGGCAGCGAAAAGGCATTTTTCTTCCCCCCTTGGTTCAGCAAATGAGCACTGAATTAATGAAAGTGCTGCAAGATGAAAGCAAGAATTCGGCAGAGAAAAGGCAGTGGATAAAAAATCGGCTGTTGCAATTGGAGGAGAGGCATGTAGGATTCCAAAGCGAAGCCTTTGAGCTTGAGAAGCAGAGATTAAAATGGGTGAAATTCAGTAGCAAGAAGGAAAGGGAAATGGAAAGGGACAAGCTTAGCAATGACAGATTAAGGTTAGAGAATGAAAGAATGATGCTTCTAATTCGACAGAAGGAGCTTGAGTTGCTTGATGTTTaccaacagcagcagcagcagcatcaATCGTCAAGGAAGAGCGACCCTTCATCCATTACAGGATGA